In one Neobacillus sp. CF12 genomic region, the following are encoded:
- a CDS encoding S8 family serine peptidase, producing MSTKKRQTKRMLSISLLSAMLLNFALPQSLTPVHAAANSSQKSPSSETFNAKEVNRILDGLTPEQKANINKLTGAENSQKIHVDKKDLRSKENINVIVQFKVDPAKIRMIKQSLAKGGASLKSQAFASEYSEAKKKVEASHANFKSFVKKNQPKAQTIGGKSVKTSMKITREYSEAFNGVALSLPANQVATIAENPEVASVWSQVEYTVAEGTTSKALEASESVGKPTTGLSLLGLDKLQAEGHTGIIKSGPRAGQKVKVGVLDTGIDYNHPDLKAVYKGGHDLVNNTGIDEDGNVKYVDDLDPMETTYEDWVAAKALPDIIAGPPPADYKQYITAHGTHVSGTIAANTTNNNDVYSANGVAPDVELYGYRVLGPGGHGTSDSVLNGIDQAVKDDMDVINLSLGASVNDPLYPTSIAINNATLAGVVCDVAAGNAGPGSATVGSPGTAALAITVGASSIPGEIPSMTLTNGSASYKARLFGKNFAQSDDAFKGQTFPIVDVGLGSAADYNGLNMSGKIALVKRGGEFLNSKMANAKKAGVAGMIIWNNNADEDNQGFITSFLGVSMDNVYSVSLTQAQGQALSDAIYKDPKSATITFPETLDAPFAKKGDELAGFSSTGPVKDWTIKPDVVAPGVDISSTVPYDVWEPQAGVSVENRDYKYSYELMSGTSMATPHVAGISALILAANPEYTPADVKSALMNTAKDINTDSKTYSVYQVGAGRVDPARAISEDVKIQVLDKAYAVNSDSMLSQIDILTGSMFFGFKGRGEGATNGSDDVISTKDFNITNQGTSRKTFNVSNQFISTKFAGSNKVGPGTGNDVKIDFLTGDTNVTSINVDGGSTVKATAKITVPSNALEGTYEGYINLVNAADSKESYRIPFTITVAEKGIDSFKVTTKAMTPGSLSTTSYSINSAMKDSYIVLKDKNGNYLGVINRLSDADWISPGVQYNGVILFLGQYLPFTKPYDGSFDQSGIATKPVAITEGTYSVEMIMTDAAGKRYTAEDTLYVDNTPPTIAMDSDSKPGIYEIDPTGYQPGQEIKGFYGSVYDSNVEVMKNNGETSVTSPIDGRTPVPVDQALNTVVGYQDSDFPTVFFHTDEKGRFHFGVTPEDLTSNFGSYFWMYPVDYAGAGDPSTTKQEYYFIKKGTPYLTLTNSGGVDAGPGNEDKVVVDADKPFKTTIATKYGVGMTGAKITLNDNKVYKFSNIRLTDEYKNYLISKGVDPNTVLTVGDPYTHPVYQVGKNVDITISGIGANGALDHDMNIIEADVTYSNPDPITGPFEFIVLKSNLTLSDEDTKVTWFPTNVPYVRQSISVLRGQLAAEAFARNNVTNEYPQFTVDSGAKVTVKDEKGKTFATDNPTSFNNTIAYTFINPYYAVTMDVSNSPYSVEASVPGHFKGYEKTPVIGENKFGYQSGTVKDIRGLFPILSGGDVNGDNVIDINDILSEIQAYNDYSFLSALLGGNDPSVKSLLKSVRNNDINYTGSLIATSKIDYNDFYFIFKNFGLKNQSAIDAGLTVPEPQLTLTQDVTIGTNRGSYTNPNFDSLAKTFTLHAGDGIEQIRAALNFAGPRQKTSDTTIPKLQDLQNGSTISLIPVSDVFKDDVVWRKAITKVMLGSTDVTNLVKISEASTYYDQFGTLTVMPSKITLPGSLFTTATNYTVTIKATGYQDVTNTFTVSTTAIPTPTIPEVTDPSKAHVGKDLTFTFTDDANWRNGINNIKVRTQNNATVLDITDLKDGSGNKYYDISVPGQITFKADLFKTNAATVGPSSAINPGGTNWLPQLYKFDISSKGADNTIYPVKTIGLDSNGFYSQAVGYGITFDTQGGAPVNPIAVGYRPSRTRVNNDVITNSIGFNINPSTTRPGYKFIGWFNDPSGTSQWQPTNDIGADQTVYAKWQVNFTQSYSPVDVTKPNGIKFDGTSGASGIGWVLGEGDLKINIPDYAANIPWLTSKDQIAKIEATYYKLKSDGTTEATETKYTLDPSTYDMSTNDRIGTLSFTTATEKFATEHPDQKFAFSAAPSLAKGSPNAGYKLTITAKTGETLDVPDVKLSYRRHIDLNGGTLKNSTDLYLADALVNGLATAPNLQTALSFVTNGSLSLSDKLYLDSANSSDKVSTISQNNGIFLTDNATYYLCWIKTPPTVLKDTVENIVGSDITLPFTDDGTWKNNIKAVKIGSKELVLDKDYTISNNTITLNHDLFTAGQKVNVAIVSEGYADALVTDQVIGHKVTFVSNGGDPVPAQIVDRNARKPLDPTKVGYKFYGWYTDQNLTTPYDFANIVTKPITLYAKYALVGSLILTDTTDNALGNDMTLEFLDSEWANAITKIKVGAINLDGTKYKVDKVARTITLDKSVFTKTGDFTINISATDYADVIVTQKVVNGYNVHFVLPSDAPTELKDAVKDQIVARRITAPSVYGYDLAWFADEACTIPWDLTSSIYSAKTLYGKWSLHKFTIVFDRQDGGLVESMAVDYSKTISAPTAPTKSGYAFLGWYKDPAGKTAWNFATDKVSGDTILYAKWAAGVENHGVYNKDVIISFNEATAKLDGKDFTSGTAVTGEGNYTLVITDAAGIVSTVKFTIDKTAPKAPIVNKVTSTAKVVTGKAEVGSTILIKAGTKTLGTGTVDSNGKFTVSIVKQIVGTHLYVTAIDKAGNESSVTKETVSK from the coding sequence ATGAGTACGAAAAAGAGACAAACAAAGAGAATGTTATCTATCTCTCTGTTGAGTGCAATGCTTTTAAACTTTGCACTACCTCAGAGTTTAACACCCGTACATGCTGCTGCTAACTCAAGTCAGAAAAGTCCGTCAAGTGAGACTTTTAATGCAAAAGAAGTAAACCGTATTCTAGACGGACTAACTCCTGAGCAAAAAGCAAATATTAATAAGCTGACTGGAGCAGAAAATTCGCAAAAAATCCATGTGGATAAAAAGGATTTGCGTAGTAAAGAAAATATTAATGTCATCGTTCAATTTAAAGTGGATCCAGCTAAGATTCGAATGATCAAGCAATCATTGGCTAAAGGTGGGGCTTCATTAAAAAGCCAAGCTTTTGCAAGCGAATATTCGGAAGCAAAGAAAAAGGTTGAAGCCTCTCACGCTAATTTTAAAAGCTTTGTGAAGAAAAACCAACCAAAGGCGCAAACTATTGGTGGAAAGTCTGTTAAAACTAGTATGAAGATTACTAGAGAGTATTCAGAAGCATTTAACGGAGTAGCTTTATCTTTACCTGCAAACCAGGTTGCAACAATTGCAGAAAATCCAGAAGTTGCCTCTGTTTGGTCTCAAGTAGAATATACGGTTGCTGAAGGAACTACTTCAAAAGCTTTAGAGGCAAGTGAATCTGTAGGAAAGCCTACAACAGGTCTTTCTTTATTAGGATTAGACAAACTGCAAGCTGAAGGCCACACAGGTATTATTAAATCAGGTCCTCGTGCAGGCCAAAAAGTTAAGGTCGGAGTATTGGATACAGGTATTGACTACAATCACCCTGATTTGAAGGCGGTATATAAGGGTGGGCATGACCTTGTCAACAATACAGGCATCGATGAAGATGGCAATGTCAAATATGTAGATGACCTTGATCCAATGGAAACAACCTATGAGGATTGGGTAGCTGCGAAGGCGCTTCCAGATATAATTGCTGGACCACCTCCTGCAGATTATAAACAGTATATTACTGCTCATGGAACTCACGTTTCAGGGACAATCGCAGCAAATACGACAAATAATAACGATGTCTATTCAGCAAATGGAGTAGCGCCAGATGTGGAACTTTATGGATATCGTGTATTAGGACCAGGTGGACATGGCACATCAGACTCTGTATTGAATGGTATAGATCAAGCAGTTAAGGATGATATGGATGTCATCAATCTTTCGCTTGGTGCATCGGTTAATGATCCGCTTTACCCAACCAGTATTGCGATTAACAATGCTACTTTAGCAGGTGTTGTCTGTGATGTTGCAGCGGGGAACGCTGGTCCAGGTTCAGCTACTGTAGGATCACCAGGAACTGCTGCACTAGCTATTACGGTTGGAGCAAGTTCGATCCCAGGTGAGATTCCTTCGATGACCCTAACGAACGGCTCAGCTTCATACAAAGCTCGTTTATTTGGTAAAAACTTCGCACAATCTGACGATGCATTTAAAGGACAAACATTTCCAATTGTTGATGTCGGTTTAGGTAGTGCGGCAGATTACAATGGATTAAATATGTCTGGTAAAATTGCACTTGTGAAACGTGGCGGAGAGTTTTTAAATTCAAAAATGGCAAATGCTAAAAAAGCCGGCGTAGCAGGTATGATCATTTGGAACAATAATGCCGATGAAGATAACCAAGGATTTATCACAAGCTTCTTAGGCGTTAGCATGGATAATGTTTATTCCGTTTCATTGACTCAAGCGCAGGGACAAGCTCTTTCTGATGCCATTTACAAGGATCCAAAATCAGCAACGATTACGTTCCCAGAAACACTTGATGCGCCATTCGCAAAGAAAGGCGACGAGTTGGCAGGCTTTAGCTCAACGGGACCAGTAAAAGATTGGACAATCAAGCCAGATGTGGTAGCGCCTGGTGTTGACATTTCGTCGACCGTTCCATATGACGTTTGGGAACCACAAGCAGGTGTAAGTGTAGAAAACAGAGATTATAAGTATTCGTATGAATTAATGTCAGGTACTTCAATGGCAACGCCTCATGTTGCAGGGATTTCAGCATTGATTTTAGCTGCAAATCCAGAATATACTCCGGCAGATGTCAAGTCGGCATTAATGAATACAGCTAAGGATATTAATACAGATTCAAAGACTTATAGCGTTTACCAAGTTGGTGCTGGACGTGTTGATCCTGCACGAGCTATTAGTGAGGATGTAAAAATCCAAGTTTTAGATAAGGCATATGCAGTCAATTCAGATTCTATGCTGAGTCAAATTGATATCCTTACAGGAAGCATGTTCTTTGGCTTTAAAGGTAGAGGAGAAGGCGCAACGAACGGCTCTGATGATGTGATTTCAACAAAAGATTTTAACATAACCAACCAAGGAACTAGCAGAAAAACATTTAATGTAAGTAATCAATTTATTTCAACAAAATTTGCTGGATCCAATAAAGTAGGTCCTGGCACAGGAAATGATGTCAAAATCGATTTTTTAACCGGTGATACAAACGTGACATCCATTAATGTTGACGGTGGAAGTACGGTTAAAGCAACTGCAAAAATTACCGTTCCGTCAAATGCATTAGAGGGAACTTACGAGGGTTATATTAACCTTGTAAATGCGGCGGACTCAAAGGAGTCTTATCGTATTCCGTTCACGATTACCGTTGCGGAAAAAGGAATTGATTCGTTTAAAGTTACAACAAAGGCAATGACGCCAGGTAGTTTATCAACCACTAGCTATTCGATTAATAGTGCAATGAAGGACTCATATATTGTATTAAAAGATAAGAACGGAAATTATTTAGGAGTAATAAACAGATTAAGTGATGCTGATTGGATTTCCCCAGGTGTCCAATATAATGGGGTAATTCTATTTTTGGGACAATATCTTCCATTTACTAAGCCATATGATGGCTCATTTGATCAATCCGGAATCGCAACAAAGCCCGTAGCGATAACAGAAGGTACTTATTCTGTTGAGATGATTATGACGGATGCAGCTGGAAAACGCTACACAGCAGAAGATACACTTTATGTAGACAATACACCTCCAACGATTGCCATGGACAGTGATTCAAAGCCAGGGATTTATGAAATCGACCCTACAGGCTATCAACCTGGTCAAGAGATTAAAGGATTTTATGGTTCAGTCTACGATTCTAACGTCGAAGTGATGAAGAATAATGGCGAAACGTCGGTGACAAGTCCAATAGATGGTAGGACACCTGTACCTGTAGATCAAGCATTGAACACAGTTGTGGGTTACCAAGATAGTGATTTCCCAACTGTATTCTTCCATACAGATGAGAAAGGTCGTTTCCATTTTGGAGTTACTCCTGAGGACTTAACATCAAATTTTGGCAGCTACTTTTGGATGTATCCAGTTGATTATGCAGGGGCGGGTGATCCATCAACTACGAAACAGGAATATTATTTTATTAAAAAAGGTACCCCATATTTGACACTTACCAATTCTGGAGGTGTAGATGCAGGACCAGGCAATGAAGATAAAGTTGTTGTCGATGCGGATAAACCGTTCAAAACGACAATTGCAACAAAGTACGGCGTGGGTATGACAGGCGCTAAAATTACACTTAATGATAATAAAGTTTACAAATTTAGCAATATCAGATTAACAGATGAGTATAAAAACTATTTAATCAGCAAAGGGGTTGACCCTAATACGGTATTAACTGTAGGTGATCCTTATACTCATCCAGTCTATCAAGTTGGTAAAAACGTTGATATTACGATATCTGGAATTGGTGCAAACGGTGCACTTGACCATGATATGAATATTATCGAAGCAGATGTAACCTATTCAAACCCTGATCCGATTACAGGACCATTTGAATTTATAGTATTAAAATCGAATTTAACTTTATCAGATGAGGATACGAAAGTTACGTGGTTCCCAACAAATGTACCTTATGTCAGACAGTCAATTTCCGTGCTTAGAGGTCAATTGGCGGCTGAAGCTTTTGCAAGAAACAACGTAACGAATGAATACCCTCAATTCACAGTTGATTCAGGAGCGAAGGTAACGGTGAAAGATGAAAAGGGTAAAACGTTTGCAACGGATAATCCGACATCTTTTAATAACACAATTGCTTATACGTTTATTAACCCGTATTATGCTGTAACAATGGATGTCAGTAACTCGCCATATTCAGTCGAAGCGAGTGTACCAGGACATTTCAAAGGATATGAAAAAACACCAGTCATTGGTGAAAATAAATTTGGCTATCAATCAGGAACAGTAAAAGATATCAGAGGTCTTTTCCCGATTCTTTCAGGTGGAGATGTGAATGGGGATAACGTCATTGATATCAATGACATCCTTTCGGAGATCCAAGCTTATAACGATTATTCGTTCCTTAGTGCGCTTCTTGGTGGAAACGATCCATCCGTTAAATCGCTATTAAAAAGCGTTCGTAACAATGATATTAACTATACGGGTTCACTGATTGCGACAAGTAAAATTGATTACAATGATTTCTATTTTATTTTCAAAAACTTCGGGTTGAAAAATCAAAGTGCGATCGACGCAGGGTTAACGGTTCCAGAACCGCAACTAACGTTAACGCAAGATGTGACGATTGGGACAAACAGAGGAAGTTATACAAATCCAAATTTCGATTCTCTTGCAAAAACATTCACCTTACATGCTGGTGATGGAATCGAACAAATCAGAGCAGCGCTAAATTTTGCAGGACCAAGACAAAAAACAAGTGATACGACCATTCCAAAGTTACAAGACTTACAAAATGGTTCGACAATCTCTCTCATCCCAGTTAGTGATGTGTTTAAAGATGATGTAGTATGGAGAAAAGCAATCACAAAAGTGATGTTAGGTTCAACAGATGTTACAAATTTAGTGAAAATCTCAGAAGCATCTACGTATTATGATCAATTTGGCACGCTAACGGTTATGCCTTCTAAAATTACGTTACCTGGTTCGTTATTTACGACGGCTACGAATTACACAGTTACCATCAAAGCGACTGGTTATCAAGATGTAACCAATACCTTTACGGTATCAACTACAGCAATTCCGACGCCTACTATACCAGAAGTGACTGATCCATCAAAAGCACATGTAGGGAAGGATTTAACGTTTACCTTTACAGATGATGCGAATTGGCGTAATGGAATTAATAATATAAAGGTGAGAACACAAAACAACGCAACCGTTCTAGATATCACAGATTTGAAAGACGGTAGTGGGAACAAATATTACGACATTAGTGTACCAGGTCAAATTACCTTTAAGGCAGATTTATTTAAGACGAATGCAGCAACTGTTGGTCCATCTTCTGCCATCAATCCTGGTGGAACCAACTGGTTGCCTCAGTTGTATAAGTTCGATATCAGCTCAAAGGGTGCAGATAATACCATTTACCCGGTTAAAACAATCGGACTTGATTCAAACGGTTTTTATTCTCAAGCAGTAGGATACGGCATTACGTTTGATACTCAAGGTGGCGCGCCAGTTAATCCAATTGCAGTTGGATATAGACCGAGTAGAACCAGAGTAAATAATGATGTCATTACCAATAGTATTGGATTTAATATCAATCCTAGTACAACAAGACCTGGCTATAAATTTATTGGATGGTTTAACGATCCATCAGGTACAAGTCAGTGGCAACCAACTAATGATATAGGTGCAGATCAAACCGTTTATGCGAAATGGCAAGTGAATTTTACGCAAAGCTATTCACCTGTTGATGTAACGAAACCAAATGGTATCAAGTTTGACGGAACAAGTGGAGCAAGCGGAATTGGTTGGGTACTTGGCGAGGGAGATCTGAAAATCAATATTCCAGATTATGCAGCGAATATTCCTTGGTTAACAAGTAAGGATCAAATTGCCAAAATCGAAGCCACTTACTATAAATTAAAGAGTGATGGAACGACAGAGGCTACGGAAACAAAGTATACGTTAGATCCAAGCACATATGACATGTCAACGAATGATCGAATTGGAACGCTTTCATTTACGACTGCGACGGAAAAATTTGCAACTGAACATCCAGATCAAAAATTTGCGTTTAGTGCAGCACCAAGCTTAGCTAAGGGTAGTCCAAATGCTGGCTATAAATTAACAATTACAGCAAAAACAGGTGAAACGCTTGATGTTCCAGATGTTAAACTTAGTTATCGACGTCATATTGACTTAAATGGCGGAACATTAAAGAATTCAACTGACTTATATTTAGCCGATGCACTTGTTAATGGTTTAGCTACTGCACCCAATTTACAAACAGCATTATCATTTGTAACAAATGGATCACTCTCATTAAGTGATAAATTATATCTGGACAGTGCGAACTCAAGTGACAAGGTGTCAACGATTTCACAAAATAACGGCATTTTCCTAACCGATAATGCAACTTACTATTTATGTTGGATTAAAACACCTCCAACCGTATTGAAGGATACTGTTGAAAACATTGTAGGTAGCGATATTACGTTACCATTTACAGATGATGGAACATGGAAAAATAATATCAAAGCAGTTAAAATTGGTTCAAAAGAATTAGTTTTAGATAAGGATTATACAATTAGCAATAACACTATTACGTTAAACCATGACCTATTTACAGCAGGACAAAAGGTCAATGTGGCAATCGTTTCTGAAGGTTATGCGGATGCACTCGTTACAGATCAAGTAATCGGACATAAAGTAACGTTTGTATCAAATGGCGGAGATCCTGTTCCAGCTCAAATCGTAGATCGAAATGCAAGAAAGCCACTAGATCCTACAAAGGTCGGCTATAAGTTCTACGGTTGGTATACGGATCAAAATTTAACAACACCATATGATTTTGCAAACATTGTAACAAAACCAATTACACTATATGCAAAATACGCTTTAGTCGGTTCTCTTATTTTAACAGATACGACAGATAACGCGCTTGGTAACGATATGACACTTGAATTCCTTGATTCTGAGTGGGCAAATGCGATTACTAAAATTAAAGTTGGTGCAATTAATTTAGATGGAACAAAATATAAAGTAGATAAGGTTGCACGTACGATTACATTGGATAAGAGTGTCTTCACAAAAACTGGAGATTTCACGATCAATATCAGTGCTACTGATTATGCAGATGTAATCGTAACCCAAAAAGTGGTGAATGGATATAATGTGCATTTCGTCCTTCCAAGTGATGCTCCTACTGAGCTAAAGGATGCAGTAAAAGATCAAATAGTAGCACGCAGAATAACAGCACCGTCTGTTTATGGTTATGATTTAGCTTGGTTTGCAGATGAAGCATGTACAATTCCTTGGGATCTCACAAGCTCGATCTATTCTGCAAAAACACTTTATGGAAAATGGTCACTTCATAAGTTTACTATTGTCTTTGATAGACAGGATGGTGGCTTAGTAGAAAGTATGGCAGTAGATTACAGCAAGACAATTAGTGCACCAACAGCACCAACAAAATCAGGTTATGCATTCCTTGGATGGTATAAGGATCCGGCAGGTAAAACGGCTTGGAATTTTGCAACAGATAAAGTGTCAGGCGATACAATACTTTATGCAAAATGGGCAGCTGGTGTAGAAAACCATGGAGTTTACAACAAGGATGTCATTATTAGCTTTAATGAAGCAACCGCTAAATTAGATGGCAAAGATTTCACAAGCGGTACGGCTGTTACTGGAGAGGGTAACTACACATTAGTGATAACGGACGCAGCCGGAATCGTATCAACCGTGAAATTTACAATTGACAAAACAGCTCCTAAAGCACCAATTGTGAATAAAGTGACCTCCACGGCTAAAGTAGTAACAGGTAAAGCTGAAGTTGGCTCTACGATTTTAATAAAAGCAGGCACAAAAACACTTGGCACAGGAACAGTTGATAGCAATGGTAAGTTCACTGTTTCAATTGTAAAACAAATTGTAGGTACACACCTTTACGTAACAGCAATTGACAAAGCTGGAAACGAAAGTTCAGTTACAAAGGAAACTGTAAGTAAATAA